The genome window CGCAGCAGTTTCCAGAGGATGAGGGCGAAGGTGAGCACCGAGAGCGCGCCGATCGCCCACATGGCCGGGCCGCCGGCGATGATGAAGTCCAGCGAATCGGCCACCGGGCTGATGTCGATGCCGCCGGGCAGCACCAGGCTCGGATCCGCGCTCGCCACGGCGTCGCCCGCCCCGGGCGTGCCGGCGAGAGCGTCGAGACCCTGCTGCGCCGCGTCTCCCGCCTGTCCGGCACCCGCCTGGACAGCGTCCCCGGCGGGGAGCGCGCCGGCCCCCTCGCTGCCGGACGGAAGCGCGCCGGAACCGGGCTGCGCCGTGTCGGACGGCAGGGGCCCGGGCTGCGCCGCGCCGCCGGCCTCCGGGCTGGCGGGAAGGCCGGAGGCCTCCGAAGCTGGCACTTCGGGCGCGGCCTGGGCGGCCGGCGTCGCACCGGCATCCGGCGCCGCTTCGGGCGCCGGGGCGACTGTCGGAGCCTCCGCCGCCGGCGCGCTGCCGGCCGGCGCGGGCGCGGCCGGGCCGCTCGCCGGGCCCTGTGCACCGGCAGGCGCCTGGACGGGCTGCCCGGCGGAACTGTCGGCAGACGGGGGCTGCGG of Paroceanicella profunda contains these proteins:
- a CDS encoding MotA/TolQ/ExbB proton channel family protein encodes the protein MEPETTPSTLPQPPSADSSAGQPVQAPAGAQGPASGPAAPAPAGSAPAAEAPTVAPAPEAAPDAGATPAAQAAPEVPASEASGLPASPEAGGAAQPGPLPSDTAQPGSGALPSGSEGAGALPAGDAVQAGAGQAGDAAQQGLDALAGTPGAGDAVASADPSLVLPGGIDISPVADSLDFIIAGGPAMWAIGALSVLTFALILWKLLRFSVSGIWRRRRAETALALWQDGRDAEALTVARGGHGILTRFVRGTMDRASALPDAAAREQTESHAMDLLHEARSGLRALDLIATIAPLLGLLGTVLGMISAFQALQESGARADPSALAGGIWEALLTTAAGMAVAIPATAAGSWFEAILARTGRDMERTATLVFTRRPPPPRAAHSPVQSRLAAE